A genomic region of Solanum dulcamara chromosome 2, daSolDulc1.2, whole genome shotgun sequence contains the following coding sequences:
- the LOC129880470 gene encoding F-box protein At1g67340 produces MRTRRGFCYPKVNMCIENRLVKRRNDFSGVGDHIGRRKRSKLSPEVTGHHPDLFDSLPDDLVLSILCKLTSSATSPADFVNVLITCKRLNGLGHHSLVLSKASQKMIAVKAQNWSESAQRFLKQCADAGNVEACYTLGMIRFYCLQNRGSGASLMAKAAISSHAPSLYSLAVIQFNGSGGSKNDKDLRAGVALCARAAFLGHIDALRELGHCLQDGYGVKQNIAEGRRFLVQANARELAAVLSMTPSALTSGGWLTWNPLPHHRHAAGSGCPLLSDFGCNVPAPEAHPANVFLTEWFSSKGGVPGSGLRLCSHAGCGRPESRRHEFRRCSVCGTVNYCSRACQALDWKMRHKAECTPVERWIDEDGENDGNANGEIGGEDQNMVDS; encoded by the exons ATGAGAACAAGGAGAGGGTTTTGTTATCCGAAAGTAAACATGTGTATAGAAAACAGACTTGTCAAGAGAAGAAATGATTTTTCCGGCGTCGGAGACCATATCGGTCGTCGGAAAAGATCTAAACTTTCGCCGGAGGTCACTGGTCATCATCCTGATCTATTTGATTCTTTGCCTGATGATCTCGTACTCTCTATTCTCTGCAAGCTCACTTCTTCTGCTACATCGCCCGCTGATTTTGTTAACGTTTTGATTAC ATGCAAAAGGCTAAATGGGTTAGGTCACCATTCGCTTGTATTATCTAAAGCTTCTCAAAAAATGATAGCCGTGAAAGCCCAAAACTGGTCGGAATCTGCTCAACGCTTTCTCAAACAATGCGCCGATGCCGGAAATGTTGAAGCTTGTTACACCCTTGGCATG ATTCGATTCTACTGTTTACAAAATCGAGGAAGTGGCGCGTCCTTGATGGCGAAGGCGGCTATTAGCTCTCACGCACCGTCGCTTTATTCTCTCGCCGTTATCCAGTTCAACGGTAGCGGTGGTTCAAAGAACGACAAGGACCTTCGCGCCGGAGTTGCTCTCTGTGCACGCGCTGCCTTCTTGGGGCACATCGATGCTTTGAGAGAACTTGGTCACTGCCTTCAAGATGGGTACGGCGTGAAGCAAAACATCGCTGAGGGTCGGCGATTCCTCGTCCAAGCCAACGCGCGTGAGCTTGCTGCCGTTTTGTCGATGACGCCTTCAGCTCTGACCTCCGGCGGGTGGCTGACGTGGAACCCACTCCCTCATCACCGGCACGCAGCAGGTAGCGGGTGCCCATTACTCAGTGATTTCGGGTGTAATGTTCCTGCTCCGGAAGCTCACCCAGCAAATGTATTTTTGACGGAATGGTTTTCTTCAAAAGGTGGAGTACCGGGTTCGGGGCTCCGACTTTGTTCCCATGCGGGTTGTGGAAGACCCGAAAGTAGGAGGCACGAATTCCGTCGATGCTCTGTTTGTGGTACGGTTAACTATTGCTCACGCGCTTGCCAGGCGCTTGATTGGAAGATGCGTCACAAGGCAGAGTGTACACCGGTAGAGAGATGGATTGACGAAGACGGAGAAAATGACGGTAACGCTAACGGCGAAATTGGCGGCGAGGATCAGAATATGGTGGACAGTTAA